The following are from one region of the Paenalkalicoccus suaedae genome:
- a CDS encoding DUF881 domain-containing protein: MKKAVFVFTCVTFVIGFMIAVQFQSVGETASNGERNAVEIRQALLSQQERQQQLREDIRTQRELLAQYEDMENIEGTMTEILTALEEEAGLTEVSGPGVVVTVDIALSLDYDGGGISTVPAYLLRMLLNDINTIGAAHISVGAERLVSTTAIREANGRTLVNGKWLPYFPLEIHVITDNPEALHFALMSAESRELFLLENLTFHSEPVEELTVPAFDSSHRVRYMETVEEEL; this comes from the coding sequence GTGAAAAAGGCAGTTTTTGTTTTTACGTGTGTAACATTTGTTATTGGGTTTATGATAGCTGTTCAATTTCAATCAGTAGGAGAGACAGCGTCAAACGGAGAACGAAACGCTGTCGAAATTAGACAGGCTTTATTAAGTCAGCAGGAAAGACAACAGCAGCTGCGAGAAGATATTCGTACGCAACGAGAGCTTTTAGCTCAATATGAAGATATGGAAAATATTGAAGGCACAATGACGGAGATCCTTACAGCACTTGAAGAAGAAGCGGGACTGACAGAGGTATCAGGTCCTGGAGTTGTGGTTACAGTGGATATTGCTCTGTCATTAGACTATGACGGCGGAGGTATTTCTACCGTTCCTGCCTATCTACTCAGAATGCTTTTAAATGATATTAATACAATAGGAGCTGCTCATATTTCTGTAGGAGCAGAACGACTTGTTTCAACAACAGCAATTCGTGAAGCAAATGGACGAACGTTAGTAAATGGAAAGTGGCTTCCCTACTTCCCATTAGAAATTCATGTCATTACAGATAATCCAGAAGCCCTGCACTTTGCCTTAATGTCTGCAGAGTCGCGCGAATTATTTTTGTTGGAAAACCTCACCTTCCACTCTGAGCCAGTTGAAGAACTGACGGTACCAGCGTTTGATAGCTCTCACCGAGTAAGGTACATGGAGACAGTGGAGGAGGAATTATAA
- the ftsA gene encoding cell division protein FtsA: MNQESTYVALDIGTSSVKIIIGEMTNGSLNIIGVGEAESKGMKKGAIVDIDDTIQSIRSAVEKAERMIGMSIKNVIVGITGNHIKLQHCHGVVAVSSDDREIGDVDVTRVIEAAQVMSIPPEREIIDVIPRQFIVDGLDEINDPRGMIGVRLEMEGTIITGSKTMLHNVLRCVEKAGLTIADLVFQPLAAGSIALSKDERGLGVALIDLGGGQTTVSVFEGGVMHGATQIPIGGDHVSNDISIGFRTSAEEADVIKLEHGHALISEASDDDVFQVTEIGSNQKQEFSQWQLANIMEPRLEEILTLVAREVDRLGFDNLPGGFVLIGGNAKTQGVLELARDVLNANVRISVPDYLGVREPHFTNGVGLITFAHRNAKIQGKELRNGITDHAPREEEPKRDRKEKVPAQRQEKEGPGLKSRVSKMFKSFLE; the protein is encoded by the coding sequence ATGAATCAAGAAAGTACATACGTGGCGTTAGATATTGGCACATCATCCGTTAAGATTATTATTGGAGAGATGACGAACGGCTCTCTTAACATAATTGGAGTCGGAGAAGCTGAATCTAAAGGGATGAAAAAAGGGGCAATCGTCGATATTGATGATACCATTCAGTCTATTCGTTCCGCAGTAGAAAAAGCAGAACGAATGATTGGAATGTCTATTAAAAACGTAATCGTTGGAATTACAGGGAATCATATCAAACTTCAACACTGTCACGGGGTTGTCGCTGTATCAAGTGATGATAGAGAAATCGGGGACGTTGATGTAACACGAGTTATTGAAGCTGCACAAGTCATGTCAATCCCACCTGAGAGAGAAATCATTGATGTTATTCCAAGGCAGTTCATCGTAGATGGGCTGGATGAAATTAATGATCCTAGAGGCATGATTGGTGTTCGTCTTGAAATGGAAGGGACGATCATAACGGGTTCTAAAACTATGTTACATAATGTACTAAGGTGTGTGGAGAAGGCTGGACTAACTATTGCAGACCTAGTCTTCCAACCTCTTGCTGCAGGCTCTATTGCACTGTCGAAGGATGAACGTGGTCTTGGCGTTGCTCTCATTGATTTAGGTGGCGGTCAAACGACTGTCTCTGTTTTTGAAGGTGGCGTTATGCATGGAGCTACTCAAATACCAATTGGTGGTGACCATGTCTCAAATGATATCTCTATTGGCTTTAGAACGTCGGCTGAAGAGGCTGATGTCATTAAGCTGGAGCATGGACATGCGCTTATTAGCGAAGCATCAGACGACGATGTTTTCCAAGTAACAGAGATTGGGAGTAATCAAAAGCAAGAGTTCTCACAGTGGCAGCTAGCAAATATTATGGAGCCTCGTTTAGAGGAAATCCTTACACTAGTTGCTCGCGAAGTGGATCGTTTAGGATTTGACAATTTACCTGGAGGGTTTGTCTTAATCGGTGGTAACGCTAAAACCCAAGGTGTGTTAGAATTAGCAAGAGATGTCTTGAATGCCAACGTTCGCATATCTGTACCAGATTATCTTGGTGTTAGAGAACCACATTTTACAAATGGGGTTGGCCTCATTACATTTGCACATCGAAATGCGAAGATTCAAGGAAAAGAATTGCGTAATGGAATAACAGATCATGCGCCAAGAGAAGAAGAGCCAAAGCGTGATCGAAAAGAAAAGGTACCCGCCCAGAGGCAAGAGAAGGAAGGGCCTGGATTAAAATCACGAGTATCAAAAATGTTTAAGTCATTTTTAGAGTAA
- a CDS encoding small basic family protein: MWMLPVLGLLLGLILGFFADITLTDVYASYLSIAVLAALDTLVGGVRAQLEKVFDEQVFVTGFITNILLATSLAFLGVYLGVDLYLAAIFAFGVRLFQNIAIIRRILLQRWKSRSSK, from the coding sequence ATGTGGATGCTACCCGTACTAGGATTATTGCTCGGGCTGATCCTCGGATTTTTTGCTGATATTACGCTCACGGATGTCTACGCAAGTTATTTATCAATTGCTGTATTAGCAGCACTAGATACCCTTGTTGGAGGGGTTCGAGCACAGCTTGAAAAAGTATTTGATGAACAAGTGTTTGTAACTGGATTTATTACAAATATATTGCTTGCGACTAGTTTAGCTTTTCTCGGTGTATATCTTGGTGTAGACTTATATTTAGCAGCAATTTTTGCATTTGGCGTTCGTCTCTTTCAAAATATTGCAATCATCAGAAGAATATTACTACAAAGATGGAAAAGCCGGTCGTCAAAATAA